A single window of Nicotiana sylvestris chromosome 5, ASM39365v2, whole genome shotgun sequence DNA harbors:
- the LOC138868235 gene encoding uncharacterized protein, translated as MARARNFDTDTQDAAQETITTIVAQVPQDPVPPSATTPAQATISPKVGQMFNTVNSAMEMFKAFMDNQNERRDEIPPQSNRQSNSESSRLEGVKKALQVMKAFDDEAMELATYQLRDVAGAWFEMWEKKRDEDDGPPTWEEFEEAFMANFIPKEDREAKATEFEQLKQGNKSVQEYYMEFIRLAKHAPHMVKTEKAKIRMFVGGLAYHIKDTTSTAAVGMKAFSSVVGFAKHLEKDRQLRREEKEHNKKARTTGKFNGTSSGGGRDSSNKESLAPAQSSNQSGQCKLGFHGCYYCGDIGLIKANCPKLQRNFSDGSTRPSSSSATVVAPPQARGSHNQTWHRAGRGADRVTQGGVQPRLFATLDRQSAEASAEVITVILLVCSHNAYAIMDPGLTFSYVTPYFAINLGLEPE; from the exons ATGGCTCGTGCTCGCAACTTTGACACCGACACTCAGGATGCTGCTCAAGAAACTATCACTACTATTGTGGCTCAAG TACCTCAGGATCCAGTACCGCCCTCAGCAACAACTCCAGCTCAGGCAACTATATCTCCCAAGGTGGGTCAGATGTTTAATACCGTCAACAGTGCTATGGAGATGTTTAAAGCCTTTATGGACAACCAGAACGAAAGAAGAGATGAGATTCCACCTCAATCAAATAGACAGAGTAATTCTGAGTCCTCAAGA CTGGAGGGTGTCAAGAAAGCCCTCCAAgtgatgaaagcatttgatgatgaaGCTATGGAGCTAGCTACTTACCAGCTTAGAGACGTGGCCGGTgcttggtttgagatgtgggaaaagaaaagagatgaagatgatggtccgcctacttgggaagaatttgaagaggccTTCATGGCTAACTTTATCCCAAAAGAGGATAGAGAAGCTAAGGCTACAGAGTTCGAACAGctcaagcaagggaataaaagtgTGCAAGAGTACTACATGGAATTCATACGGTTAGCTAAGCATGCTCCTCACATGGTGAAGACTGAAAAAGCAAAGATTCGCATGTTTGTTGGCGGTTTAGCTTACCACATTAAGGATACGACATCAACTGCAGCAGTAGGGATGAAAGCCTTCTCCTCTGTTGTGGGATTTGCCAAGCACTTAGAGAAAGACAGACAATtaaggagagaagaaaaagagcataACAAGAAAGCCCGGACAACGGGCAAGTTTAATGGTACATCCAGCGGAGGTGGAAGGGATTCCTCTAATAAGGAGTCATTAGCACCAGCTCAGTCCAGTAATCAGTCAG GTCAGTGCAAGCTCGGGTTTCATGGTTGCTACTATTGTGGAGACATTGGTCTTATAAAGGCCAACTGCCCAAAGTTACAACGTAATTTCAGTGATGGATCAACTCGTCCTTCTAGTTCCTCAGCTACTGTAGTTGCACCCCCTCAGGCTCGTGGTTCTCATAATCAGACCTGGCATAGAGCAGGAAGAGGTGCAGACCGAGTTACTCAAGGAGGGGTACAACCCCGTTTGTTTGCTACACTTGATCGTCAGAGTGCAGAAGCATCTGCAGAAGTTATTACAGTTATACTTTTAGTCTGCTCACATAATGCTTATGCCATAATGGATCCAGGTTTAACGTTTTCATATGTgactccatactttgcaattaaccTTGGACTAGAACCTGAATAA